In a single window of the Planctomycetia bacterium genome:
- a CDS encoding redoxin domain-containing protein produces the protein MTSLMGFVTMDGSRFLTGIRLTAVVLIGASSLALGGPAAAAPAIKADSTSQDFGKTFTGLQLRHTFTLRNTGDADLVIGRIDFDAGCYQDGDYPPVIEAGKSIPLKLAVDARKIEGSFVRTATVLSNDPAMARLTLRMTGSCSAPVELNPTFAGFGKIIDGKARETSVQILNKTEEKFEVSLVSDEDELYTFKLVEVKPGVEYRLDVKTKTPLVQGRLESMALLYTTLEAQPELPVRVFAYVPPRLEVIPTFVMWDPAKLKSPTSGFSSVLLFTNNGDRPVRMKDVTIDDTEIKVTTAPMIEGQSYRIKLEAPPKYVLPEMGKTLTITTDDNFFPTIRIPVRRAPVEGQLPAVDESGKELTIDKLVGRKAPRFDLTTMEGVGIGNRDLSSALTLLNFFAPGDRHNHEQLKKFEAIRRSYGDRGIRFVNVCEKSEFTDVTQDRQVEIMQDAEMRSELCFDLGNEVGRSFKLLIYPTLVIVNKAGVIEGFFEGNEDDFVERVTKSLDILLTGRSLADSPQGKLQVEKAQPESVGRTAPDFTLDLGSGRTFKRDDASGYGATVLNFVAVDESASKAQIPIIEAAAEAYAAKGVKFIHVNQTVGASLSKAECDKAMNVLNVSASYAHDPTNAIGQLFKVESYPTLVVIRRDRTVFGVYPAAADRVESVIPAQIEAAIKSAKFESDR, from the coding sequence ATGACTTCGCTCATGGGGTTCGTCACGATGGATGGCTCTCGGTTTCTCACAGGCATACGGCTGACGGCAGTGGTTTTGATCGGGGCGAGCAGCCTGGCGCTGGGCGGGCCGGCGGCCGCGGCCCCGGCGATCAAGGCGGACTCGACCTCGCAGGACTTCGGCAAGACTTTTACCGGTTTGCAGCTTCGGCACACCTTCACCCTGCGCAATACCGGGGACGCCGATCTGGTCATCGGCCGGATCGACTTCGACGCGGGCTGCTATCAGGACGGGGACTATCCGCCGGTGATCGAGGCGGGCAAGTCGATCCCGCTGAAGCTGGCGGTTGATGCGCGAAAGATCGAGGGGTCGTTCGTTCGCACGGCGACGGTGCTTTCCAACGATCCTGCGATGGCCCGGCTGACGCTGCGCATGACGGGCAGTTGCAGCGCGCCGGTCGAGCTGAATCCGACATTCGCGGGGTTTGGGAAGATCATCGACGGCAAGGCGCGCGAGACGTCGGTGCAGATTCTCAACAAGACCGAGGAGAAGTTTGAAGTCTCGCTGGTGAGCGATGAGGACGAGCTTTACACCTTCAAGCTGGTCGAGGTGAAGCCGGGGGTTGAGTATCGGCTCGATGTGAAGACGAAGACGCCGCTGGTGCAGGGGCGGCTGGAGTCGATGGCGCTGCTTTACACAACGCTGGAGGCGCAGCCGGAGCTGCCGGTGAGGGTGTTTGCGTATGTGCCGCCGCGGCTGGAGGTGATCCCGACGTTTGTGATGTGGGACCCGGCCAAGTTGAAATCGCCGACGTCGGGCTTTTCCAGTGTCCTCTTATTTACGAACAACGGCGATCGGCCGGTGCGGATGAAGGATGTCACGATCGACGATACGGAGATCAAGGTGACGACGGCGCCGATGATCGAGGGCCAGTCCTATCGCATCAAGCTGGAGGCGCCGCCGAAGTACGTGCTGCCGGAGATGGGCAAGACGCTGACGATCACGACGGACGACAATTTCTTTCCGACGATTCGGATTCCCGTTCGGCGGGCGCCAGTGGAGGGCCAGTTGCCGGCGGTGGACGAGAGTGGGAAGGAACTGACGATTGACAAGCTGGTCGGTCGGAAGGCGCCGCGGTTTGACCTGACGACGATGGAGGGCGTGGGGATCGGCAACAGGGACCTGAGCAGTGCGCTGACGCTGCTGAACTTCTTCGCGCCGGGTGACCGGCACAATCACGAGCAGTTGAAGAAGTTCGAGGCGATCCGGCGGAGCTACGGCGACCGGGGCATTCGATTCGTGAATGTCTGCGAGAAGAGCGAGTTCACCGACGTGACGCAGGATCGCCAGGTGGAGATCATGCAGGACGCGGAGATGAGGTCGGAGTTGTGCTTCGACCTGGGGAATGAGGTGGGCCGGTCGTTCAAGCTGCTGATCTATCCGACGCTGGTGATCGTGAACAAGGCGGGCGTCATTGAGGGGTTTTTCGAGGGCAACGAGGACGACTTCGTCGAGCGGGTCACGAAGAGCCTGGACATTCTGCTGACCGGTCGCTCGCTGGCGGACAGCCCTCAGGGCAAGTTGCAGGTTGAGAAGGCCCAGCCGGAGTCGGTCGGCAGGACGGCGCCGGATTTTACGCTGGACCTGGGGAGCGGGCGGACGTTCAAGCGCGACGACGCGTCGGGGTATGGGGCGACGGTGCTGAACTTCGTGGCGGTCGATGAGTCGGCGAGCAAGGCGCAGATCCCGATCATCGAGGCGGCGGCGGAGGCTTATGCGGCCAAGGGTGTGAAGTTTATTCACGTCAATCAGACGGTGGGCGCGTCGCTATCGAAGGCGGAGTGCGACAAGGCGATGAACGTGCTGAACGTCTCGGCTTCGTACGCGCACGACCCGACGAACGCGATCGGGCAGTTGTTCAAGGTCGAGAGCTATCCGACGCTGGTGGTCATACGGAGGGACCGAACGGTGTTCGGGGTTTATCCGGCGGCGGCGGACCGGGTGGAGTCGGTCATTCCGGCGCAGATTGAGGCGGCGATCAAGTCGGCGAAATTCGAGAGCGATCGCTGA
- a CDS encoding nuclear transport factor 2 family protein gives MSTRENVQAVIDGILAGKILETFDRYYGDDVVMSENGTNERAGKAVNRTYEEQFVNNVTFHAASVGNILVDGDKAAIEWVLDFTPKGDSRMVQRQVSLQTWRDGKVVREVFYHP, from the coding sequence ATGAGCACGCGAGAGAACGTACAGGCGGTGATTGACGGCATCCTGGCGGGGAAGATCCTGGAGACGTTTGACCGGTACTACGGCGATGACGTGGTGATGAGCGAGAACGGGACGAACGAGCGGGCCGGAAAGGCCGTCAACCGGACGTATGAGGAACAGTTCGTGAACAACGTGACATTCCACGCGGCGAGCGTCGGCAACATCCTGGTGGACGGGGACAAGGCGGCGATTGAGTGGGTCCTCGATTTTACGCCGAAGGGCGACAGCCGGATGGTGCAGCGGCAGGTCTCGCTTCAGACGTGGCGCGACGGCAAGGTGGTGCGCGAGGTGTTCTATCATCCGTAA
- a CDS encoding isoprenylcysteine carboxylmethyltransferase family protein: MAIFGYGLACYLVFFGTFVYLAGFVEGLVVPRDIDDGPGGPMGIAVATNLGLIGLFAVQHTIMSRPGFKRWFTSIVPVPAERSTFVLVTSLILMLMFWQWRAMPEVVWEVEQSSARTALLVISLGGLGLVLYSSFLIDHFDLFGLRQVWLQFRGKAYTHPEFRQPMLYRMVRNPLMLGFLIAFWAAPTMTQGRLLFAAAMTGYILIGIQYEERDLSKLLGEAYQQYRARTPMLIPMPWRRGAGPALDKLLAHK, encoded by the coding sequence ATGGCCATTTTTGGGTATGGCTTAGCCTGTTATCTCGTATTCTTCGGGACGTTTGTTTATCTGGCGGGGTTTGTGGAGGGGCTGGTCGTTCCGCGCGACATTGACGACGGACCGGGCGGGCCGATGGGGATTGCGGTTGCGACGAACCTGGGGTTGATCGGGCTGTTCGCGGTGCAGCATACGATCATGTCGCGGCCGGGGTTTAAGCGGTGGTTCACATCGATTGTGCCTGTGCCGGCGGAGCGGAGCACGTTTGTCCTGGTAACCAGCCTTATTCTCATGCTGATGTTCTGGCAGTGGCGGGCGATGCCGGAGGTGGTGTGGGAGGTTGAGCAATCGAGCGCGCGGACGGCGCTGTTGGTGATTTCGCTGGGCGGGTTGGGGCTGGTGCTTTATTCGAGTTTTCTGATCGATCATTTTGACCTGTTCGGGCTGCGACAGGTTTGGCTGCAGTTTCGCGGGAAGGCCTATACGCATCCGGAATTCCGGCAGCCGATGCTGTACCGGATGGTGCGCAATCCGCTGATGCTCGGGTTTCTGATTGCGTTCTGGGCTGCGCCGACGATGACGCAGGGGCGGCTGCTATTTGCGGCGGCGATGACGGGGTACATCTTGATCGGGATTCAATACGAGGAGCGCGATTTGTCGAAGCTGCTCGGCGAGGCGTATCAGCAGTATCGGGCGCGGACGCCGATGCTGATTCCGATGCCGTGGCGGCGCGGGGCAGGGCCGGCGCTGGACAAGTTGCTCGCGCACAAGTAA
- a CDS encoding YbaB/EbfC family nucleoid-associated protein — translation MFGQLGNIAGLMKQAKEMQSKMKEMQEAVANARFEAESGAGAVKATVSGKMELVALTISPETVKSGDVEMLEDLVKSAVCAAQRKAADGMREEMQKMTGGLNLPGLEGLMGQ, via the coding sequence ATGTTCGGGCAACTAGGCAATATCGCGGGCCTGATGAAGCAGGCCAAAGAGATGCAATCGAAGATGAAGGAAATGCAGGAAGCCGTCGCCAATGCCCGCTTCGAAGCCGAAAGCGGCGCCGGCGCCGTAAAGGCAACCGTCAGCGGCAAGATGGAACTCGTCGCCCTCACCATCAGCCCCGAGACAGTCAAGTCCGGCGACGTCGAAATGCTCGAAGACCTCGTCAAGTCCGCCGTCTGCGCCGCCCAGCGCAAGGCCGCCGACGGCATGCGCGAAGAGATGCAGAAAATGACCGGCGGCCTGAATCTCCCCGGCCTCGAAGGCTTGATGGGCCAGTAA
- a CDS encoding MarR family transcriptional regulator, with protein MKPAKIRPANLAVEIGKRRPFDLPEQEAFLNVARTYDHVLAAFERLLKGRDLSAPQYNVLRIVRGHGRAPTRKIAEQMISRQPDITRLIDRLETTGLVKRERCRDDRRVVWVQLTPQGQQVLRELDKPVLEMHKATMGHMGARKLAMLNKLLFEARHGPASDARD; from the coding sequence ATGAAGCCAGCTAAGATACGACCGGCAAATCTGGCGGTGGAGATCGGCAAGCGGAGGCCGTTCGACCTGCCGGAGCAGGAGGCGTTCCTGAATGTTGCGAGGACGTACGACCATGTGCTGGCGGCGTTCGAGCGGCTTTTGAAGGGACGGGATTTGTCGGCGCCGCAGTACAACGTGCTGCGGATCGTGCGGGGGCACGGGCGGGCGCCGACGCGGAAGATCGCGGAGCAGATGATCAGCCGACAGCCGGACATCACGCGGCTGATCGACCGACTGGAGACGACGGGGCTGGTGAAGCGCGAGCGATGCCGTGATGACCGGCGGGTGGTGTGGGTTCAACTGACGCCGCAGGGTCAGCAGGTGCTGAGGGAACTGGACAAGCCGGTACTTGAGATGCACAAGGCCACGATGGGACACATGGGGGCGCGGAAGCTGGCGATGCTGAACAAGCTGCTGTTCGAGGCGCGGCACGGGCCGGCTTCGGACGCGCGGGATTGA
- a CDS encoding DinB family protein has protein sequence MGTKLKWIDRTWTFDGPVEVFPDVLERLRGTPARIEELVRGVGVGVLRRREREGTWSIQENVGHLLDLDALHSGRIDDYLAGASTLRAADMSNRATNQAGHNERAIDEVLGDFRRERGTFVARLERLADGDFARTSEHPRLKVRMRLVDMCRFTADHDDYHLARMRELLRMFGG, from the coding sequence ATGGGCACGAAACTGAAATGGATCGATCGGACGTGGACCTTCGACGGGCCAGTGGAGGTGTTTCCCGACGTGCTGGAGCGACTGCGCGGGACACCGGCGCGGATTGAAGAGCTGGTTCGCGGGGTGGGCGTCGGGGTATTGCGGCGGCGGGAGCGCGAGGGGACGTGGTCGATTCAGGAGAACGTCGGGCACCTGCTCGATCTCGACGCGCTGCACAGCGGGCGGATCGACGACTATCTCGCGGGTGCGTCGACCTTGCGGGCGGCGGACATGAGCAACCGGGCGACGAACCAGGCGGGGCACAACGAGCGGGCGATCGACGAGGTGCTCGGCGATTTTCGGCGGGAGCGCGGGACGTTTGTGGCGCGGCTGGAGCGGCTGGCGGACGGGGACTTTGCGCGGACGAGCGAGCATCCGCGACTGAAGGTGCGCATGCGGCTGGTGGATATGTGCCGGTTTACGGCGGACCACGACGATTATCATCTGGCGAGGATGCGAGAGCTGTTGCGGATGTTTGGGGGTTAG
- a CDS encoding CoA-binding protein, which yields MAKTVVVLGASADRRKFSNKAIRAYLRQGWRVFPVNPRGRQIEGLPAYTSVDQIGEKIDRVTVYLPPAVGLTTLPAIAAAKPEEFFVNPGAESDELVAKARELGLEPILACSIIEAGATPGQFPD from the coding sequence ATGGCCAAGACCGTGGTTGTCCTCGGCGCATCGGCCGATCGCAGAAAGTTCAGCAACAAGGCCATTCGGGCGTATCTTCGCCAGGGCTGGAGGGTCTTTCCGGTGAACCCCAGGGGCAGGCAGATCGAGGGGCTGCCCGCCTATACCTCGGTGGATCAGATCGGCGAGAAAATCGATCGGGTAACGGTGTACCTGCCGCCTGCCGTGGGACTGACCACGCTGCCGGCGATCGCCGCCGCCAAGCCGGAGGAGTTTTTCGTGAACCCCGGCGCGGAGAGCGACGAGCTGGTGGCCAAGGCGCGGGAGCTGGGGCTGGAGCCGATCCTGGCGTGCAGCATCATCGAGGCGGGTGCAACGCCGGGGCAGTTTCCCGATTAG
- the dnaX gene encoding DNA polymerase III subunit gamma/tau produces the protein MTRTIIDSAVADLQREPMTYTVLARKFRSRTFDEVVGQGAITTTLKNAISQDRVHHGYLFCGTRGVGKTSMARILAKALNCLTADKPTMTPCGTCDSCEMIARGEDVDVVEIDAASNTGVDNIRELRNNAIFRPTRSRFKIYIIDEVHMLSTGAFNALLKTLEEPPSHVKFILATTESQKVPATILSRVQRFDFKSISPTEIAAQLAFICKEESVEAEPDALKRLARLANGSMRDALSLLDQVVSMGGMKVSIDVVNELLPVAHDELFADLIDKLAAQDAAGALAVADQSLSQGRTLDIWCNLLISQIRDLMILRVCGEDTDLVDVPVGLRARLAQQAQQFDGGAYVYMITVLEELRRSVKSSGSGRALLEAAVVRLAEAANFSSIESLLAQTSGAPVDSPKPRPTAASAPPPPARQQSQSSTPAQPAPIPRPAPKARRTPMTDAAQASAPIGRRMTQADLKAATAEPMVRAAMDIFGGQIVHVQRADAESSGPINESN, from the coding sequence ATGACGCGGACGATCATTGACTCGGCCGTCGCCGACCTTCAGCGGGAACCCATGACCTACACCGTACTGGCAAGGAAGTTTCGCAGCCGCACCTTCGACGAGGTCGTTGGCCAGGGCGCCATCACCACCACCCTGAAGAACGCCATCTCTCAGGACCGCGTCCATCACGGCTACCTCTTCTGCGGCACCCGCGGCGTCGGCAAAACGTCGATGGCCCGCATCCTCGCCAAGGCCCTCAACTGCCTCACCGCCGACAAGCCGACGATGACCCCCTGCGGCACCTGCGACTCCTGCGAAATGATCGCCCGCGGCGAAGATGTCGACGTGGTCGAGATCGACGCCGCCAGCAACACCGGCGTCGACAACATCCGCGAGCTGCGCAACAACGCCATCTTCCGCCCCACGCGCAGCCGCTTCAAGATTTACATCATCGACGAAGTCCACATGCTCAGCACCGGCGCCTTCAACGCCTTGCTGAAGACCCTCGAAGAGCCCCCGTCCCATGTAAAGTTCATCCTCGCCACCACCGAGTCGCAAAAAGTCCCCGCCACCATCCTCAGCCGCGTCCAGCGCTTCGACTTCAAGAGCATCTCCCCAACCGAGATCGCCGCCCAGCTCGCCTTCATCTGCAAAGAGGAGAGCGTCGAAGCCGAGCCCGACGCACTCAAGCGACTCGCCCGACTCGCCAACGGCAGCATGCGCGACGCCCTCTCCCTGCTGGATCAGGTCGTCTCCATGGGCGGCATGAAGGTCTCCATCGACGTCGTCAATGAGCTCCTCCCCGTCGCACACGACGAGCTCTTCGCCGACCTCATCGACAAGCTCGCCGCCCAGGACGCCGCCGGCGCGCTGGCCGTCGCCGATCAAAGCCTCTCCCAGGGTCGCACCCTCGACATCTGGTGCAACCTCCTCATCAGTCAGATCCGCGACCTCATGATCCTCCGCGTCTGCGGCGAAGACACCGACCTGGTCGACGTCCCCGTCGGCCTCCGCGCCCGCCTCGCTCAGCAGGCCCAGCAGTTCGACGGCGGCGCATACGTATACATGATCACCGTATTGGAAGAGCTCCGCCGAAGCGTCAAATCTTCCGGCAGCGGCCGAGCCCTCCTCGAAGCCGCCGTCGTCCGTCTCGCCGAGGCCGCCAACTTCTCCTCCATCGAGTCGCTCCTCGCCCAGACCTCCGGCGCTCCCGTTGACTCGCCCAAACCCCGGCCCACGGCCGCCTCCGCGCCGCCGCCCCCCGCGCGACAACAATCCCAGTCATCCACCCCGGCCCAGCCCGCGCCGATCCCCCGGCCCGCCCCCAAGGCGCGGCGCACCCCCATGACCGATGCCGCCCAGGCCTCCGCCCCCATCGGCCGACGCATGACCCAGGCAGACTTGAAAGCCGCCACCGCCGAACCCATGGTTCGCGCGGCCATGGACATCTTCGGCGGCCAGATCGTTCACGTACAAAGAGCCGACGCCGAAAGCAGCGGCCCCATCAATGAATCAAACTGA
- a CDS encoding DUF309 domain-containing protein, whose translation MPLDEFPRDEERRIWLEGVRLFNEGQFFEAHDTWEEVWNRVRDHRRERFYRAIIQAAVTLELLRRGRAVGVRQVYVSSAELFEGLPEVFMGLDIPGFLAKLRHAIEPVIEDLKTRSVQVDPSRLFAIELAYDAFGDPRNGEFD comes from the coding sequence ATGCCGCTGGACGAATTTCCGCGAGACGAGGAGCGCCGCATCTGGCTCGAAGGGGTTCGGCTGTTTAACGAGGGGCAATTCTTCGAGGCGCACGATACGTGGGAGGAAGTCTGGAACCGGGTGCGCGATCATCGGCGGGAGCGGTTCTACCGGGCGATCATTCAGGCGGCGGTGACGCTGGAGCTGCTGCGTCGCGGGCGGGCGGTCGGGGTGCGACAGGTTTATGTTTCGTCGGCGGAACTGTTCGAGGGATTGCCAGAGGTTTTCATGGGGCTGGACATCCCGGGTTTTTTGGCGAAGCTGCGGCACGCGATCGAGCCGGTGATTGAGGACCTCAAGACGCGGAGCGTGCAGGTCGATCCGTCGCGGTTGTTTGCGATCGAACTGGCGTACGACGCGTTTGGCGATCCGCGCAACGGGGAATTCGATTAG
- a CDS encoding DoxX family protein gives MDSSQTTKNATTAQDIGLLLIRAIIAVVFVYHGSQKLFGLFGGHGISGTAGFMEQMGLPLPTASAVAAGSAEFFGGLAILTGFAMRLLAVPLAFTMFVAVFAVHGDAFSLQNHGMEYALTLAVVVTGLAFTGPGALTVTKLIGKSSIEGIPVRD, from the coding sequence ATGGACTCGTCGCAAACCACAAAGAATGCAACGACGGCACAGGACATCGGGCTGCTGCTGATTCGGGCGATCATCGCGGTGGTGTTTGTGTATCACGGATCGCAGAAGTTGTTCGGGCTCTTCGGCGGGCACGGGATCAGCGGGACGGCGGGATTCATGGAGCAGATGGGCTTACCGTTGCCGACGGCGAGCGCGGTGGCGGCGGGTTCGGCGGAGTTTTTCGGCGGGCTGGCGATTCTGACGGGCTTTGCGATGCGGCTACTGGCTGTGCCGCTGGCGTTCACCATGTTCGTGGCGGTCTTCGCCGTACATGGCGACGCGTTCAGTCTTCAGAATCACGGCATGGAGTATGCGCTGACGCTTGCCGTGGTGGTGACGGGGCTGGCGTTCACGGGGCCGGGCGCGCTGACGGTGACGAAGCTGATTGGGAAGTCGAGCATCGAGGGCATACCGGTCCGGGATTGA
- the recR gene encoding recombination protein RecR has protein sequence MPASIPPSLSRLMQEFEKLPGIGPRSAERLAFHILKSDKDAALALAGAIREVKENVRHCRSCYNLTEADPCPICADPRRDQSQIFIVEQPNDVVLLESTGLIRGVYHVLLGHIAPLDGIEPGDLTIDALLARVKKGGIKEVILATNPTMEGEGTALHIKSVLADCGVPVTRLARGLPSGSQIEYATRAVLQDAIEGRRTY, from the coding sequence ATGCCCGCCTCAATCCCGCCATCCCTGTCGCGGCTCATGCAGGAGTTCGAAAAACTCCCCGGCATCGGCCCGCGCAGTGCCGAGCGCCTGGCATTCCACATCCTCAAAAGCGACAAGGACGCCGCCCTCGCCCTCGCCGGCGCCATCCGCGAGGTCAAGGAAAACGTTCGCCACTGCCGTTCGTGTTACAACCTCACCGAGGCCGACCCCTGTCCCATCTGCGCCGACCCCCGCCGCGACCAGTCGCAGATCTTCATCGTCGAACAGCCCAACGATGTCGTATTGCTGGAGTCCACCGGCCTCATCCGCGGCGTCTACCACGTCCTCCTCGGCCACATCGCCCCCCTCGACGGCATCGAGCCCGGCGATCTCACCATCGACGCCCTCCTCGCCCGCGTGAAAAAGGGCGGCATCAAGGAAGTCATCCTTGCGACGAACCCGACGATGGAAGGCGAAGGCACGGCCCTTCACATCAAAAGCGTCCTCGCCGACTGCGGCGTCCCCGTCACCCGCCTGGCCCGCGGCCTCCCCAGCGGCTCGCAAATCGAATACGCCACCCGCGCGGTCTTGCAAGACGCCATCGAAGGCCGCCGCACCTACTAA